The Triticum dicoccoides isolate Atlit2015 ecotype Zavitan chromosome 6A, WEW_v2.0, whole genome shotgun sequence genome has a window encoding:
- the LOC119316967 gene encoding ribosomal RNA-processing protein 8-like isoform X1, with protein MEPQQESTAGGRKRRRRGGVGKRQKDSSSSQQAPPPAPPADAASPLEKRQRKAGEAAAIPKGRKPTSLLEKMRARLSGGHFRMLNEKLYTCSGQDAFDYFKNEPELFDVYHAGYQEQMSHWPEQPVNVIIKWLKSHNKSWTVADFGCGNAAVAKNVKNKVFSIDLVSDDPSVIACDMAHTPLEPSSVDVAIFCLSLMGTNFPSYLQEANRVLKPSGWLLIAEVRSRLDPNTGGADPDKFSEAISQLGFNLISKDEKNKMFVLFYFRKKEKSKVAKNIEWPQLKPCLYKRR; from the exons ATGGAACCTCAGCAAGAGTCGACCGCCGGCGGCCGCAAGAGGCGGCGTAGAGGAGGAGTCGGGAAACGCCAGAAGGATTCTTCTTCCTCACAACAGGCACCTCCGCCTGCCCCTCCAGCGGATGCGGCCTCCCCCCTGGAGAAGCGGCAACGCAAGGCCGGCGAGGCCGCCGCAATACCCAAGGGGCGCAAGCCTACGAGCCTACTCGAAAAG ATGCGTGCAAGGTTATCTGGAGGTCATTTCAGAATGTTAAATGAGAAACTGTACACTTGCAG TGGCCAGGATGCATTTGACTACTTTAAAAACGAGCCTGAGCTTTTTGACGTG TATCATGCAGGATATCAAGAGCAGATGTCACATTGGCCGGAGCAGCCAGTTAATGTGATAATCAAGTGGTTGAAGAGTCATAACAAATCATGGACCGTTGCTGATTTTGGATGTG GCAATGCAGCAGTTGCTAAAAACGTGAAGAACAAGGTCTTCTCCATCGATCTTGTTTCAGATGACCCTTCAGTGATTGCTTGTGATATGGCTCAT ACCCCATTGGAGCCATCCTCTGTAGATGTGGCGATATTTTGTCTTTCTTTGATGGGAACCAACTTTCCGAGTTATCTACAGGAAGCTAACAGAGTCCTCAAGCCAAG TGGTTGGCTTCTTATTGCGGAAGTGAGGAGTAGGCTAGACCCAAATACCGGAGGTGCTGATCCTGATAAGTTCTCCGAAGCCATCAGCCAGCTTGGCTTTAACCTTATTTCGAAG GATGAGAAGAACAAAATGTTTGTCCTGTTTTATTTCAGGAAAAAG GAAAAGAGCAAGGTGGCGAAAAACATTGAATGGCCCCAGTTGAAACCTTGCTTGTACAAGCGGCGATGA
- the LOC119316967 gene encoding ribosomal RNA-processing protein 8-like isoform X2, with protein sequence MEPQQESTAGGRKRRRRGGVGKRQKDSSSSQQAPPPAPPADAASPLEKRQRKAGEAAAIPKGRKPTSLLEKYHAGYQEQMSHWPEQPVNVIIKWLKSHNKSWTVADFGCGNAAVAKNVKNKVFSIDLVSDDPSVIACDMAHTPLEPSSVDVAIFCLSLMGTNFPSYLQEANRVLKPSGWLLIAEVRSRLDPNTGGADPDKFSEAISQLGFNLISKDEKNKMFVLFYFRKKEKSKVAKNIEWPQLKPCLYKRR encoded by the exons ATGGAACCTCAGCAAGAGTCGACCGCCGGCGGCCGCAAGAGGCGGCGTAGAGGAGGAGTCGGGAAACGCCAGAAGGATTCTTCTTCCTCACAACAGGCACCTCCGCCTGCCCCTCCAGCGGATGCGGCCTCCCCCCTGGAGAAGCGGCAACGCAAGGCCGGCGAGGCCGCCGCAATACCCAAGGGGCGCAAGCCTACGAGCCTACTCGAAAAG TATCATGCAGGATATCAAGAGCAGATGTCACATTGGCCGGAGCAGCCAGTTAATGTGATAATCAAGTGGTTGAAGAGTCATAACAAATCATGGACCGTTGCTGATTTTGGATGTG GCAATGCAGCAGTTGCTAAAAACGTGAAGAACAAGGTCTTCTCCATCGATCTTGTTTCAGATGACCCTTCAGTGATTGCTTGTGATATGGCTCAT ACCCCATTGGAGCCATCCTCTGTAGATGTGGCGATATTTTGTCTTTCTTTGATGGGAACCAACTTTCCGAGTTATCTACAGGAAGCTAACAGAGTCCTCAAGCCAAG TGGTTGGCTTCTTATTGCGGAAGTGAGGAGTAGGCTAGACCCAAATACCGGAGGTGCTGATCCTGATAAGTTCTCCGAAGCCATCAGCCAGCTTGGCTTTAACCTTATTTCGAAG GATGAGAAGAACAAAATGTTTGTCCTGTTTTATTTCAGGAAAAAG GAAAAGAGCAAGGTGGCGAAAAACATTGAATGGCCCCAGTTGAAACCTTGCTTGTACAAGCGGCGATGA